One Anas acuta chromosome 32, bAnaAcu1.1, whole genome shotgun sequence DNA segment encodes these proteins:
- the LOC137846417 gene encoding microtubule-associated proteins 1A/1B light chain 3C-like yields the protein MQQAESSTRPFKQRKSLATRMHEVTEIRIKYPNKIPVVVERYQKEKNLPPLSRTKFLVSQDLPLAQFAVTLRSRLCLASSQTLYLLVNNRGLPNMTVTMQELYRDNKDEDGFLYLTYASQEMFGGLLPPQPPSSPDLAPSPVAL from the exons atGCAGCAGGCTGAGAGCAGCACTCGTCCCTTCAAGCAGAGGAAGAGCCTGG CCACCAGGATGCACGAGGTGACGGAGATCCGCATCAAATACCCCAACAAAATCCCG gtggtggtggagcGCTACCAGAAGGAGAAGAACCTCCCCCCCTTGAGCAGGACCAAATTCCTGGTGTCCCAGGACCTGCCCCTGGCCCAGTTCGCTGTCACCCTGCG GTCGCGTCTCTGCCTGGCCTCCTCGCAGACCCTCTACCTGCTGGTGAACAACAGGGGGCTGCCCAACATGACCGTCACGATGCAGGAGCTCTATCGCGACAACAAGGATGAGGACGGCTTCCTCTACCTCACCTACGCCTCCCAGGAGATGTTTGGGGGGCTCCTTCCCCCGCAGCCCCCATCCAGCCCCGACCTCGCCCCCTCCCCGGTTGCGCTTTGA